The genome window GCGTTTTTGGTAAACCTGAAACAAACTGTATTTTATCTGGTTTTGCAATTGCTCCAATTAATTTAGAAACTCCATTTTTTATTTCTGCTTCAAGTTCTGGTGAACCTTGTACTCCATCTTGTAAAATCACGAAAGCATATAATGCATTTCCTTTGATATCATGAGGATAACCAACAACTGCGCTTTCTGCTACAGCTTCGTGTTCATTTATTGCATTTTCTATTGGTGCAGTTCCTAAATTATGTCCAGAAACAATCACCACATCATCTACACGTCCTGTAATTCGATAATTTTCCATTACATCGCGATAAGCTCCATCTCCTGTAAAATAATATCCTGGAAATGTTGAAAAATAAGTTTCTACATAACGTTTATGATCACCATAAATAGTACGAGCCATAGATGGCCAAGGAAATTTAATTGCTAAACGTCCTTCTGCTTTCTCATTTACTGCTTCTACTTCTTTTCCTTGTTCATCCATTAAAACTGGCTGAATTCCAGGAAGTGGCAATGTTGCAAACGTTGGACGAAGCGGCGTAATTCCTGCTAATGGCGAAATCAAAATCGAACCTGTTTCGGTTTGCCACCATGTATCTACAATTGGACAATTTCCTTTTCCAATATAATCATTAAACCAGTGCCAAGCTTCTTCGTTAATTGGTTCACCAACTGATCCTAAAACTTTAAGACTTGATAAATCATATTTCTCGACATAATCTAACGATTCACGAGCTAACGAACGAATTGCTGTTGGAGCTGTATAGAAATGTGTCACTTTTAATTTTTCGACAATTTCCCAAAAACGTCCAAAATCAGGAAAACTTGGAATTCCTTCGAACATTACCGAAGTTGCTCCACAAGCCAAAGGTCCATAAATAATGTAACTATGTCCCGTAATCCAACCGATATCTGCTGTACACCAATAAATATCGTTGTGCTCCATTTGAAAAATATTATCGAACGAATAAGCCGTTTCTACCATATATCCACCGCATGTATGCACCATTCCTTTTGGTTTTCCCGTAGAACCAGAAGTATACAAAATAAACAAAGGATCTTCGGCATCCATAATTTCCGCAGGACAATTATCGTCTACCTTATGCATTTCATCAATCCAAAATTTATCTCGTCCACCAACCATAGAAGTAGGCTCTATAGCACGACGATAAACAATACACGACTGAATAGAAGCACAATCTTTTAAGGCTTCATCACAAA of Empedobacter falsenii contains these proteins:
- the acs gene encoding acetate--CoA ligase: MINNFRINSFSEYKKAYKKSVEEPEKFWDKIAGNFVWQKKWDKTLEYNFEQADFKWFQGGQLNITENVLDRHLEKNGNKTALIWEPNNPLEESRIITYRQLHSKVCQFANVLKNNGVQKGDRVCIYMPMIPELAIAMLACARIGAVHSIVFAGFSSAAIASRINDAQCKVLVTANEVFRGTKSINLKSICDEALKDCASIQSCIVYRRAIEPTSMVGGRDKFWIDEMHKVDDNCPAEIMDAEDPLFILYTSGSTGKPKGMVHTCGGYMVETAYSFDNIFQMEHNDIYWCTADIGWITGHSYIIYGPLACGATSVMFEGIPSFPDFGRFWEIVEKLKVTHFYTAPTAIRSLARESLDYVEKYDLSSLKVLGSVGEPINEEAWHWFNDYIGKGNCPIVDTWWQTETGSILISPLAGITPLRPTFATLPLPGIQPVLMDEQGKEVEAVNEKAEGRLAIKFPWPSMARTIYGDHKRYVETYFSTFPGYYFTGDGAYRDVMENYRITGRVDDVVIVSGHNLGTAPIENAINEHEAVAESAVVGYPHDIKGNALYAFVILQDGVQGSPELEAEIKNGVSKLIGAIAKPDKIQFVSGLPKTRSGKIMRRILRKIASNETDFGDTSTLLDPDVVTVIQKGKV